The Oryzias melastigma strain HK-1 unplaced genomic scaffold, ASM292280v2 sc04612, whole genome shotgun sequence DNA segment GACAAAGCTCACCTGACAGGTATGTGACTCATTCACTCTTTGAAACTGTGTGGGTGGGGGTGTTGAGCCCAGCAGGGGGCGCTCACCTTCAGGCCCCGCAGCACCCTGTCCGTCATCACCCCCATGAACTCCTTGTGGCTCAGGCAGTTGTCTCCGTCCATGTCGAAGAGCTTGAAGACGGTGTCCAGCACGCTCTCCGACAGCTCGTGGCCCGTGGCGATCTTCACGGCCCGCCGAAACTGAGCTGCGGTTGAAACAGTAAACTCCAGTTAACCTCCTGGCGGTGGGGGGAGAGGAAGCACTGGCAGCTGTGGCGGGGGAGGTTACCCATGCCCACAGGACGGTTGGCCCCGGTGACCATCTTCATGG contains these protein-coding regions:
- the LOC112138172 gene encoding calcium uptake protein 2, mitochondrial-like; the encoded protein is MKMVTGANRPVGMAQFRRAVKIATGHELSESVLDTVFKLFDMDGDNCLSHKEFMGVMTDRVLRGLKVSAPCWAQHPHPHSFKE